In Motilibacter aurantiacus, one genomic interval encodes:
- a CDS encoding ABC1 kinase family protein, translated as MSELPRKAVARTARLAALPVGFAGRTALGLGKRLGGRPADEVSADVQARTAEQVFRVLGDLKGGAMKLGQAMSIFEAALPEDVAAPYRSTLTRLQDAAPPMPADSVREVLAAELGPGWAALLPEFEDVPAAAASIGQVHRARWSDGRAVAVKVQYPGSEQALRADLDQLTRLGRVLGPLVPGMDVKPLLRELRDRVAEELDYGLEAEAQRAFAAAYAGDPEIAVPPVLANTARVLVTEWLEGTPLSQVIADGDQPERDRVGLLYVRFLFSGPARVQMLHADPHPGNFRVLPDGRLGVVDFGAVARLPGGLPPSIGTLMRRALDGAAYTMLAGLREEGFVKPGVTIDPGALLDYLAPFIEPASVERFRFTRAWMREQFARINDPRQPGYTVGLKLNMPPAYLLIHRVWLGGIGVLSQLGTEAPFRAELDRWLPGFAD; from the coding sequence GTGAGCGAGCTCCCACGCAAGGCAGTTGCCCGGACGGCCCGGCTCGCCGCCCTTCCCGTCGGGTTCGCGGGGCGTACGGCCCTGGGGCTGGGCAAGCGGCTCGGCGGCCGGCCGGCCGACGAGGTCTCGGCCGACGTGCAGGCCCGCACGGCCGAGCAGGTCTTCCGCGTGCTGGGCGACCTCAAGGGCGGGGCGATGAAGCTCGGCCAGGCCATGTCGATCTTCGAGGCCGCGTTGCCGGAGGACGTGGCCGCGCCCTACCGGTCGACGCTCACCCGGCTGCAGGACGCCGCGCCGCCCATGCCGGCCGACAGCGTCCGGGAGGTGCTCGCGGCCGAGCTCGGGCCCGGGTGGGCGGCCCTGCTGCCCGAGTTCGAGGACGTGCCGGCTGCGGCGGCCTCCATCGGGCAGGTGCACCGGGCGCGCTGGTCCGACGGGCGAGCGGTGGCGGTGAAGGTGCAGTACCCCGGCTCGGAGCAGGCGCTGCGCGCGGACCTGGACCAGCTGACCCGGCTCGGGCGGGTCCTCGGCCCGCTCGTGCCCGGGATGGACGTCAAGCCCCTGCTGCGCGAGCTGCGCGACCGGGTCGCCGAGGAGCTGGACTACGGGCTGGAGGCCGAGGCGCAGCGCGCGTTCGCCGCGGCGTACGCCGGCGACCCCGAGATCGCGGTGCCGCCCGTGCTCGCCAACACCGCCCGCGTGCTGGTCACCGAGTGGCTCGAGGGGACCCCGCTCTCCCAGGTCATCGCCGACGGCGACCAGCCCGAGCGGGACCGGGTCGGCCTGCTCTACGTCCGCTTCCTCTTCTCCGGGCCGGCGCGGGTGCAGATGCTCCACGCCGACCCCCACCCGGGCAACTTCCGGGTGCTCCCCGACGGCCGGCTCGGAGTGGTGGACTTCGGTGCGGTCGCCCGGCTGCCCGGAGGGCTGCCCCCCTCGATCGGGACGCTCATGCGCCGCGCGCTGGATGGCGCGGCGTACACGATGCTGGCGGGCCTGCGCGAGGAGGGCTTCGTGAAGCCGGGGGTCACGATCGACCCCGGCGCGCTGCTGGACTACCTCGCGCCGTTCATCGAGCCGGCCAGCGTGGAGCGGTTCCGTTTCACCCGGGCCTGGATGCGCGAGCAGTTCGCGCGGATCAACGACCCGCGCCAGCCGGGCTACACGGTCGGGCTGAAGCTGAACATGCCGCCGGCGTACCTGCTCATCCACCGGGTGTGGCTGGGCGGCATCGGGGTGCTGTCCCAGCTGGGCACGGAAGCGCCGTTCCGGGCCGAGCTCGACCGCTGGCTGCCGGGCTTCGCGGACTGA
- the ligD gene encoding non-homologous end-joining DNA ligase, with protein MAPTKTGVEVEGRQLVLTNLDKVLYPEVGFTKGEVIDYYARIAPVLLPHLAARALTRKRYPDGVESTPFFEKNAPRHTPDWVRTVAVPSPGSSKDRETVDYVVVEDLATLVWLANLAALELHVPQWTVGPRGAIHDSDLLVLDLDPGPPATVVECCRVALLLREVLARTEYGGLRAWAKTSGSKGLQLYVPIAPQPGERTSAFAKKLAECLEREHPGLIVSRMTKALRPRKVLIDWSQNNAAKTTVAPYSLRAREAPTVSTPVTWDEVEACERPEDLRFTAGEVLARVEEVGDLFAPLLELRQRLPAPPG; from the coding sequence GTGGCGCCGACGAAGACCGGGGTCGAGGTCGAGGGGCGCCAGCTCGTGCTGACCAACCTCGACAAGGTCCTCTATCCCGAGGTGGGCTTCACCAAGGGCGAGGTCATCGACTACTACGCGCGGATCGCCCCGGTGTTGCTGCCCCACCTCGCGGCTCGGGCGCTGACGCGCAAGCGTTACCCCGACGGGGTGGAGAGCACCCCGTTCTTCGAGAAGAACGCGCCCCGCCACACCCCGGACTGGGTGCGCACCGTGGCGGTCCCGTCGCCGGGCAGCAGCAAGGACCGCGAGACGGTCGACTACGTCGTCGTGGAGGACCTGGCCACGCTCGTCTGGCTGGCCAACCTGGCCGCCCTCGAGCTGCACGTCCCGCAGTGGACCGTCGGGCCGCGCGGCGCGATCCACGACTCGGACCTGCTCGTGCTCGACCTCGACCCGGGGCCGCCCGCCACGGTCGTGGAGTGCTGCCGGGTCGCGCTGCTGCTGCGCGAGGTGCTCGCCCGCACCGAGTACGGCGGGCTGCGCGCCTGGGCGAAGACGAGCGGGTCCAAGGGGCTGCAGCTGTACGTCCCGATCGCCCCCCAGCCGGGAGAGCGGACCTCGGCCTTCGCGAAGAAGCTCGCCGAGTGCCTGGAGCGCGAGCACCCGGGCCTGATCGTGTCCCGGATGACCAAGGCGCTGCGCCCACGCAAGGTGCTGATCGACTGGAGCCAGAACAACGCGGCCAAGACGACGGTCGCGCCCTACTCGCTGCGCGCGCGGGAGGCCCCGACCGTCTCCACCCCGGTGACGTGGGACGAGGTCGAGGCGTGCGAGCGCCCCGAGGACCTGCGCTTCACGGCCGGCGAGGTGCTCGCGCGCGTGGAGGAGGTCGGCGACCTGTTCGCCCCGCTGCTCGAGCTGCGCCAGCGGCTGCCGGCGCCTCCGGGGTGA
- the ku gene encoding non-homologous end joining protein Ku, with the protein MQAIWKGTVSFGLVSIPVKLYAATEEKGISFRQVHDADGGRIKYKRVCSIDGEEVAYRDIVKGFELPDGDVVVLSDEDFAALPLPTKRTIDVLQFVPLEQIDGVYMSKPYYIAADGPGNKPYVLLRDALERSGRAALVKVALRNRESLAVMRPRDGALLVQTMLWPDEVRGAEPFAPDEDVSIRDQEVAMAESYISTLSDDFDPSAFSDDYRAALEELVAAKTGGRELQDEQEEPETGGTVVDLMAALRASVEAAQAKRAGGAAAPARAAQHDDDAGDDGTAGETDSGADASEQRPARKRAAAKKAPARKAAEDGGKAPTRKVAAKSSSAAKTPAKKATTGTAKKAAAKTATKTATKTATKSAGTAKRAAARKSA; encoded by the coding sequence ATGCAGGCCATCTGGAAGGGCACGGTCTCCTTCGGGCTGGTGTCGATACCCGTGAAGCTCTACGCCGCGACGGAGGAGAAGGGGATCTCCTTCCGCCAGGTGCACGACGCTGACGGTGGCCGGATCAAGTACAAGCGGGTCTGCTCCATCGACGGCGAGGAGGTCGCCTACCGCGACATCGTCAAGGGCTTCGAGTTGCCCGACGGCGACGTGGTCGTGCTGAGCGACGAGGACTTCGCCGCCCTGCCGCTGCCGACCAAGCGGACGATCGACGTCCTGCAGTTCGTGCCGCTGGAGCAGATCGACGGCGTCTACATGTCCAAGCCGTACTACATCGCCGCGGACGGACCCGGCAACAAGCCCTACGTCCTGCTGCGCGACGCGCTCGAGCGCAGCGGCCGAGCGGCGTTGGTCAAGGTGGCCCTGCGCAACCGCGAGTCGCTCGCCGTGATGCGGCCCCGCGACGGGGCGCTGCTCGTGCAGACGATGCTGTGGCCGGACGAGGTGCGCGGGGCCGAGCCGTTCGCCCCCGACGAGGACGTCTCGATCCGCGACCAGGAGGTCGCGATGGCCGAGTCCTACATCTCCACGCTCTCCGACGACTTCGACCCCTCGGCGTTCAGCGACGACTACCGCGCGGCGCTCGAGGAGCTCGTCGCGGCCAAGACCGGCGGGCGCGAGCTGCAGGACGAGCAGGAGGAGCCGGAGACCGGCGGAACCGTCGTCGACCTGATGGCGGCGCTGCGCGCGAGCGTGGAGGCGGCACAGGCCAAGCGGGCGGGCGGCGCCGCGGCCCCGGCGCGGGCGGCGCAGCACGACGACGACGCCGGCGATGACGGGACGGCCGGCGAGACCGACAGCGGGGCCGACGCGTCGGAGCAGCGGCCCGCGCGCAAGCGGGCCGCGGCGAAGAAGGCCCCGGCGCGCAAGGCCGCCGAGGACGGGGGCAAGGCTCCCACCAGGAAGGTCGCGGCGAAGAGCTCGTCGGCCGCGAAGACGCCGGCGAAGAAGGCGACGACCGGGACCGCCAAGAAGGCGGCGGCCAAGACCGCGACCAAGACCGCGACCAAGACCGCCACGAAGTCGGCCGGCACGGCGAAGAGGGCCGCTGCGCGCAAGAGCGCTTGA
- a CDS encoding WhiB family transcriptional regulator, with the protein MKGVASVQLMELTDSIEDVLDAVPCRRDDPELFFAESPADVELAKALCRDCPVRAACLAGALDRQEPWGVWGGELFVQGVVVPRKRPRGRPRKNPVAA; encoded by the coding sequence CTGAAGGGGGTGGCATCCGTGCAGCTCATGGAGCTGACGGACTCCATAGAGGACGTCCTCGACGCGGTCCCGTGCCGCAGGGACGACCCGGAGCTCTTCTTCGCCGAGTCACCGGCGGACGTCGAGCTCGCGAAGGCGCTCTGCCGCGACTGCCCGGTCCGGGCCGCCTGCCTGGCCGGTGCGCTCGACCGGCAGGAGCCGTGGGGCGTCTGGGGCGGTGAGCTGTTCGTGCAGGGCGTCGTCGTCCCGCGCAAGCGGCCGCGCGGCCGCCCGCGCAAGAACCCCGTCGCAGCCTGA
- a CDS encoding ATP-dependent DNA helicase UvrD2 encodes MDRSSSSGPGESRRRSRCPQRGTGPHPSPHRPRRLGSVGAGCDHGAVLPVAASSDAGPHAAPDADSVLETLDPEQRAAARALAGPVVILAGAGTGKTRAITARIAHGVLAGVYVPQQVLAVTFTARAAGEMRTRLRALGVEGAQARTFHSAALRQLQFFWPRVVGGDLPTIVPQKARFVGEAASRLGLPTDRTSVRDLAGEVEWAKVTQTHRDDYERVAAAAGRVPPAGLAAAEVARLLGAYEEVKRDRGAIDFEDVLVYAVGLLADNAEVAAQVRRQYRHFVVDEYQDVSPLQQSLLDLWLGDRDELCVVGDPSQTIYSFTGATPSHLLGFRRRYPHATEVRLVRDYRSTPQVVALANALLARGGPAAAGARPLELVAQRPPGPAVRYVEHADEAAEADAVAKEAARLIGGGARASEIAVLFRTNGQSEAFEQALADAGVPYVLRGGERFFERREVREAHLLLRGAARAGEGEEPAPDAARAVLSTMGWTPDPPRAGGAARERWDSLSALVRLGEELAASRGAASLQDLVAELDERAAVAHAPTVEGVTLASLHAAKGLEWDVVFLVGLVEGLVPISFAETDEEVAEERRLLYVGVTRARERLILSWSRARGRRPSRFLDGLRPGGSAPERSGRGDRDGRRGRDKRALATVCSGCGQPLSGAAERKLGRCGDCPAAYDEELFARLRDWRLRLSKEQSIPAFVVFTDATLAAIAQATPRSTAELARVPGVGAAKLDRYGADVLALVRGEEPAGRADEK; translated from the coding sequence ATGGATCGCTCCTCGTCGTCTGGGCCGGGGGAGTCCCGGCGCCGTTCTCGCTGTCCACAACGTGGGACCGGTCCACATCCTTCCCCGCACCGGCCGCGGCGCCTCGGCTCCGTCGGCGCGGGCTGCGACCATGGGGCGGTGTTGCCCGTTGCCGCCTCGTCCGACGCCGGCCCGCATGCCGCCCCCGACGCCGACTCGGTCCTGGAGACCCTCGACCCCGAGCAGCGGGCGGCCGCCCGGGCGCTGGCCGGCCCGGTCGTCATCCTGGCCGGCGCCGGCACCGGCAAGACGCGGGCGATCACCGCCCGCATCGCTCACGGCGTGCTCGCCGGCGTCTACGTCCCGCAGCAGGTCCTGGCCGTCACGTTCACCGCGCGGGCGGCCGGCGAGATGCGCACCCGGCTCCGGGCGCTGGGTGTCGAGGGCGCGCAGGCGCGCACCTTCCACAGCGCCGCGCTCCGTCAGCTGCAGTTCTTCTGGCCCCGCGTGGTCGGCGGGGACCTGCCCACGATCGTCCCGCAGAAGGCCCGCTTCGTCGGGGAGGCCGCGTCCCGGCTCGGGCTGCCCACCGACCGGACCAGCGTGCGCGACCTCGCCGGCGAGGTGGAGTGGGCCAAGGTCACCCAGACCCACCGCGACGACTACGAGCGCGTCGCCGCTGCGGCCGGCCGCGTCCCGCCCGCGGGGCTCGCGGCGGCGGAGGTCGCCCGGCTGCTCGGCGCCTACGAGGAGGTCAAGCGCGACCGCGGGGCGATCGACTTCGAGGACGTCCTCGTCTATGCCGTCGGCCTGCTGGCCGACAACGCCGAGGTCGCGGCGCAGGTGCGGCGGCAGTACCGCCACTTCGTGGTGGACGAGTACCAGGACGTCAGCCCCCTGCAGCAGTCCCTGCTGGACCTGTGGCTGGGCGACCGCGACGAGCTCTGCGTCGTCGGCGACCCGAGCCAGACCATCTACTCCTTCACGGGGGCGACCCCCTCGCACCTGCTCGGGTTCCGGCGGCGCTACCCGCACGCCACCGAGGTCCGCCTGGTGCGCGACTACCGCTCGACCCCTCAGGTGGTCGCTCTGGCCAACGCGCTGCTCGCCCGGGGCGGTCCCGCCGCCGCCGGCGCCCGCCCGCTCGAGCTCGTGGCGCAGCGCCCCCCGGGCCCCGCCGTGCGCTACGTCGAGCACGCCGACGAGGCGGCCGAGGCCGACGCGGTCGCGAAGGAGGCCGCGCGGCTGATCGGCGGCGGCGCCCGGGCGAGCGAGATCGCCGTCCTCTTCCGCACCAACGGGCAGAGCGAGGCCTTCGAGCAGGCCCTCGCCGACGCCGGCGTCCCCTACGTGCTGCGGGGCGGGGAGCGGTTCTTCGAGCGCCGCGAGGTGCGCGAGGCCCACCTGCTGCTGCGCGGCGCCGCCCGGGCGGGCGAGGGGGAGGAGCCTGCGCCGGACGCCGCGCGCGCCGTGCTGTCGACCATGGGCTGGACGCCGGATCCACCGCGGGCGGGGGGCGCGGCCCGCGAGCGGTGGGACTCCTTGAGTGCCCTGGTGCGCCTCGGCGAGGAGCTCGCAGCGTCGCGCGGGGCCGCGTCCCTGCAGGACCTGGTGGCCGAGCTCGACGAGCGCGCGGCCGTGGCGCACGCGCCGACGGTCGAGGGCGTGACGCTCGCGTCGCTGCACGCCGCCAAGGGCCTGGAGTGGGACGTGGTGTTCCTCGTCGGCCTCGTGGAGGGGCTCGTGCCCATCTCCTTCGCCGAGACCGACGAGGAGGTGGCCGAGGAGCGACGGCTGCTGTACGTCGGGGTGACCCGTGCCCGGGAGCGGCTGATCCTGTCGTGGTCGCGTGCGCGCGGGCGCCGCCCGTCCCGCTTCCTCGACGGCCTCCGGCCCGGCGGCTCGGCTCCCGAGCGCTCGGGCCGTGGCGACCGGGACGGCCGGCGCGGCCGTGACAAGCGGGCGCTCGCGACCGTCTGCTCCGGCTGCGGGCAGCCGCTCTCCGGGGCCGCCGAGCGCAAGCTCGGCCGGTGCGGCGACTGCCCCGCGGCGTACGACGAGGAGCTGTTCGCCCGGCTGCGCGACTGGCGGCTGCGGTTGTCGAAGGAGCAGTCGATCCCCGCCTTCGTCGTCTTCACCGATGCGACGCTCGCCGCGATCGCGCAGGCGACGCCGCGCAGCACCGCGGAGCTCGCCCGGGTCCCGGGCGTCGGCGCGGCCAAGCTCGACCGCTACGGCGCGGACGTCCTGGCGCTCGTGCGCGGTGAAGAGCCCGCCGGACGTGCCGACGAAAAATAG
- a CDS encoding mycoredoxin, with the protein MSDAAREVVMYSTTWCGYCRRLKSAMDRAGIAYSEVDIEQDAAAAEFVMGVNGGNRTVPTVRFPDGSALTNPSLKDVQSKLAVA; encoded by the coding sequence ATGTCCGACGCGGCCCGCGAGGTCGTCATGTACTCCACGACCTGGTGCGGCTACTGTCGCCGCCTGAAGTCGGCCATGGACCGTGCCGGCATCGCCTACAGCGAGGTCGACATCGAGCAGGACGCGGCCGCGGCCGAGTTCGTGATGGGCGTCAACGGCGGCAACCGCACCGTCCCGACGGTGAGGTTCCCCGACGGCTCGGCGTTGACCAACCCCTCGCTCAAGGACGTGCAGTCCAAGCTCGCCGTCGCGTGA